In Rhinopithecus roxellana isolate Shanxi Qingling chromosome 4, ASM756505v1, whole genome shotgun sequence, a single genomic region encodes these proteins:
- the TAP2 gene encoding antigen peptide transporter 2 isoform X2 — protein sequence MPLPDLRPWTFLLLVDAALLWLLQGPLGTLLPQGLPGLWLEGTLRLGGLWGLLKLRGLLGFVGTLLPPLCLATPLTVSLRALVAGASRAPPARVASASWSWLLVGYGAAGLSWSLWAVLSPPGAQEKEQDQVNNKVLMWRLLELSRPDLPLLVAAFFFLVLAVLGETLIPHYSGRVIDILGGDFDPHAFASAIFFMCLFSFGSSLSAGCRGGCFTYTMSRINLRIREQLFSSLLRQDLGFFQEAKTGELNSRLSSDTTLMSNWLPLNANVLLRSLVKVVGLYGFMLSISPRLTLLSLLDVPFTIAAEKVYNTRHQAVLREIQDAVARAGQVVREAVGGLQTVRSFGAEEHEVCRYKEALEQCRQLYWRRDLERALYLLVRRVLHLGVQVLMLSCGLQQMQDGELTQGSLLSFMIYQESVGSYVHTLVYIYGDMLSNVGAADKVFSYMDRQPNLPSPGTLAPTTLQGVVKFQDVSFAYPNRPDRPVLKGLTFTLRPGEVTALVGPNGSGKSTVAALLQNLYQPTAGQVLLDGKPVSQYEHCYLHSQVVSVGQEPVLFSGSVRNNIAYGLQSCEDDKVMAAAQAAHADDFIQEMEHGIYTDVGEKGSQLAAGQKQRLAIARALVRDPRVLILDEATSALDVQCEQAS from the exons ATGCCGCTCCCTGACCTGAGACCCTGGACCTTCCTGCTGCTGGTGGACGCGGCTTTACTGTGGCTGCTTCAGGGCCCTCTGGGGACTTTGCTTCCTCAAGGGCTGCCAGGACTATGGCTGGAGGGGACCCTGCGGCTGGGAGGGCTGTGGGGGCTGCTAAAGCTAAGAGGGCTGCTGGGATTTGTGGGGACACTGCTGCCCCCACTCTGTCTGGCCACCCCCCTGACTGTCTCCCTGAGAGCCCTGGTCGCGGGGGCCTCACGTGCTCCCCCAGCCAGAGTCGCTTCAGCCTCTTGGAGCTGGCTGCTGGTGGGGTACGGGGCCGCAGGGCTCAGCTGGTCACTGTGGGCTGTTCTGAGCcctcctggagcccaggagaaggagcaggaCCAGGTGAACAACAAAGTCTTGATGTGGAGGCTGCTGGAGCTCTCCAGGCCGGACCTGCCTCTCCTCGTTGCCGCCTTCTTCTTCCTTGTCCTTGCTGTCTTAG GTGAGACATTAATCCCTCACTATTCTGGTCGTGTGATTGACATCCTGGGAGGTGATTTTGACCCCCATGCCTTTGCCAGTGCCATCTTCTTCATGTGCCTCTTCTCCTTTGGCAG CTCACTGTCTGCAGGCTGCCGAGGAGGCTGCTTCACCTACACCATGTCTAGAATCAACTTGCGGATCCGGGAGCagcttttctcctccctcctgcGCCAGGACCTCGGTTTCTtccaggaggctaagacag GGGAGCTGAACTCGCGGCTGAGCTCGGATACCACCCTGATGAGTAACTGGCTTCCTTTAAATGCCAATGTGCTCTTGCGAAGCCTGGTGAAAGTGGTGGGGCTGTATGGCTTCATGCTCAGCATATCGCCTCGACTCACCCTCCTTTCTCTGCTGGACGTGCCCTTCACAATAGCAGCCGAGAAGGTATACAACACCCGCCATCAG GCAGTGCTTCGGGAGATCCAGGATGCAgtggccagggcagggcaggtggTGCGGGAGGCTGTTGGAGGGTTGCAGACCGTTCGCAGTTTTGGGGCTGAGGAGCATGAAGTCTGTCGCTATAAAGAGGCCCTTGAACAATGCCGGCAGCTGTATTGGCGGAGAGACCTGGAACGTGCCTTGTACCTACTCGTAAGGAGG GTGCTGCACTTGGGGGTGCAGGTGCTGATGCTGAGCTGTGGGCTGCAGCAGATGCAGGATGGGGAGCTCACCCAGGGCAGCCTGCTTTCCTTTATGATCTACCAGGAGAGCGTGGGGAGCTATGTGCAC ACCCTGGTATACATATATGGGGATATGCTCAGCAACGTGGGAGCTGCGGACAAGGTTTTCTCCTACATGGACCGACAGCCAAATCTGCCCTCACCTGGCACACTGGCCCCCACCACTCTGCAGGGGGTTGTGAAATTCCAAGACGTCTCCTTTGCATATCCCAATCGCCCTGACAGGCCTGTGCTCAAG GGGCTGACGTTCACCCTACGTCCTGGTGAGGTGACGGCGCTGGTGGGACCCAATGGGTCTGGGAAGAGCACAGTGGCTGCCCTGCTGCAGAATCTGTACCAGCCCACCGCGGGACAGGTGCTGCTGGATGGAAAGCCCGTCTCCCAGTATGAACACTGCTACCTGCACAGCCAG GTGGTTTCAGTTGGGCAGGAGCCTGTGCTGTTCTCCGGTTCTGTGAGGAACAACATTGCTTATGGGCTGCAGAGCTGCGAAGATGATAAGGTGATGGCGGCTGCCCAGGCTGCCCACGCAGATGACTTCATCCAGGAAATGGAGCATGGAATATACACAG ATGTAGGGGAGAAGGGGAGCCAGCTGGCTGCGGGACAGAAACAACGTCTGGCCATTGCCCGGGCCCTTGTGCGAGACCCACGAGTCCTCATCCTGGATGAGGCCACTAGTGCCCTGGATGTGCAGTGCGAGCAGGCC TCCTAA
- the PSMB8 gene encoding proteasome subunit beta type-8 codes for MALLDVCGAPRGQRPEWALPVAGSGHRSDPGHYSFSMRSPELALPRGMQPTEFFQSLGGDGERNVQIEMAHGTTTLAFKFQHGVIVAVDSRASAGSYIDTLRVNKVIEINPYLLGTMSGCAADCQYWERLLAKECRLYYLRNGDRISVSAASKLLSNMMCQYRGMGLSMGSMICGWDKKGPGLYYVDDHGTRLSGNMFSTGSGNTYAYGVMDSGYRPNLSPEEAYDLGRRAIAHATHRDSYSGGVVNMYHMKEDGWVKVESTDVSDLLHQYREANQ; via the exons ATGGCGCTACTGGATGTATGCGGAGCCCCCCGAGGGCAGCGGCCGGAATGGGCTCTCCCGGTTGCGGGAAGCGGGCATCGCTCGGACCCAGGACACTACAGTTTCTCTATGCGATCTCCAGAGCTCGCCTTACCCCGGGGAATGCAG CCCACAGAATTCTTCCAGTCTCTGGGTGGGGATGGAGAAAGGAACGTTCAGATTGAGATGGCCCATGGCACCACCACGCTTGCCTTCAAGTTCCAGCATGGAGTGATTGTAGCAGTGGATTCTCGGGCCTCAGCTGGGTCCTACATTG ATACCTTACGGGTGAACAAGGTGATTGAGATTAACCCTTACCTGCTTGGCACCATGTCTGGCTGTGCAGCAGACTGTCAGTATTGGGAGCGCCTGCTGGCCAAGGAATGCAG GCTGTACTATCTGAGAAATGGAGATCGTATTTCAGTGTCGGCAGCCTCCAAGCTGCTGTCCAACATGATGTGCCAGTATCGGGGCATGGGCCTCTCTATGGGCAGTATGATCTGCGGCTGGGATAAGAAG GGTCCTGGACTCTACTACGTGGATGACCATGGGACTCGGCTCTCAGGAAATATGTTCTCCACTGGTAGTGGGAACACTTATGCCTACGGGGTCATGGACAGTGGCTATCGGCCTAATCTTAGCCCTGAAGAGGCCTATGACCTTGGCCGCAGGGCGATTGCTCATGCCACTCACAGAGACAGCTATTCTGGAGGCGTTGTCAATA TGTACCACATGAAGGAAGATGGTTGGGTAAAAGTAGAAAGTACAGATGTCAGTGACCTGCTGCACCAGTACCGGGAAGCCAACcagtaa
- the TAP2 gene encoding antigen peptide transporter 2 isoform X1 → MPLPDLRPWTFLLLVDAALLWLLQGPLGTLLPQGLPGLWLEGTLRLGGLWGLLKLRGLLGFVGTLLPPLCLATPLTVSLRALVAGASRAPPARVASASWSWLLVGYGAAGLSWSLWAVLSPPGAQEKEQDQVNNKVLMWRLLELSRPDLPLLVAAFFFLVLAVLGETLIPHYSGRVIDILGGDFDPHAFASAIFFMCLFSFGSSLSAGCRGGCFTYTMSRINLRIREQLFSSLLRQDLGFFQEAKTGELNSRLSSDTTLMSNWLPLNANVLLRSLVKVVGLYGFMLSISPRLTLLSLLDVPFTIAAEKVYNTRHQAVLREIQDAVARAGQVVREAVGGLQTVRSFGAEEHEVCRYKEALEQCRQLYWRRDLERALYLLVRRVLHLGVQVLMLSCGLQQMQDGELTQGSLLSFMIYQESVGSYVHTLVYIYGDMLSNVGAADKVFSYMDRQPNLPSPGTLAPTTLQGVVKFQDVSFAYPNRPDRPVLKGLTFTLRPGEVTALVGPNGSGKSTVAALLQNLYQPTAGQVLLDGKPVSQYEHCYLHSQVVSVGQEPVLFSGSVRNNIAYGLQSCEDDKVMAAAQAAHADDFIQEMEHGIYTDVGEKGSQLAAGQKQRLAIARALVRDPRVLILDEATSALDVQCEQALQDWNSRGDRTVLVIAHRLQTVQSAHQILVLQEGELQKLAQLQEGQDFYSRLVQQRLMD, encoded by the exons ATGCCGCTCCCTGACCTGAGACCCTGGACCTTCCTGCTGCTGGTGGACGCGGCTTTACTGTGGCTGCTTCAGGGCCCTCTGGGGACTTTGCTTCCTCAAGGGCTGCCAGGACTATGGCTGGAGGGGACCCTGCGGCTGGGAGGGCTGTGGGGGCTGCTAAAGCTAAGAGGGCTGCTGGGATTTGTGGGGACACTGCTGCCCCCACTCTGTCTGGCCACCCCCCTGACTGTCTCCCTGAGAGCCCTGGTCGCGGGGGCCTCACGTGCTCCCCCAGCCAGAGTCGCTTCAGCCTCTTGGAGCTGGCTGCTGGTGGGGTACGGGGCCGCAGGGCTCAGCTGGTCACTGTGGGCTGTTCTGAGCcctcctggagcccaggagaaggagcaggaCCAGGTGAACAACAAAGTCTTGATGTGGAGGCTGCTGGAGCTCTCCAGGCCGGACCTGCCTCTCCTCGTTGCCGCCTTCTTCTTCCTTGTCCTTGCTGTCTTAG GTGAGACATTAATCCCTCACTATTCTGGTCGTGTGATTGACATCCTGGGAGGTGATTTTGACCCCCATGCCTTTGCCAGTGCCATCTTCTTCATGTGCCTCTTCTCCTTTGGCAG CTCACTGTCTGCAGGCTGCCGAGGAGGCTGCTTCACCTACACCATGTCTAGAATCAACTTGCGGATCCGGGAGCagcttttctcctccctcctgcGCCAGGACCTCGGTTTCTtccaggaggctaagacag GGGAGCTGAACTCGCGGCTGAGCTCGGATACCACCCTGATGAGTAACTGGCTTCCTTTAAATGCCAATGTGCTCTTGCGAAGCCTGGTGAAAGTGGTGGGGCTGTATGGCTTCATGCTCAGCATATCGCCTCGACTCACCCTCCTTTCTCTGCTGGACGTGCCCTTCACAATAGCAGCCGAGAAGGTATACAACACCCGCCATCAG GCAGTGCTTCGGGAGATCCAGGATGCAgtggccagggcagggcaggtggTGCGGGAGGCTGTTGGAGGGTTGCAGACCGTTCGCAGTTTTGGGGCTGAGGAGCATGAAGTCTGTCGCTATAAAGAGGCCCTTGAACAATGCCGGCAGCTGTATTGGCGGAGAGACCTGGAACGTGCCTTGTACCTACTCGTAAGGAGG GTGCTGCACTTGGGGGTGCAGGTGCTGATGCTGAGCTGTGGGCTGCAGCAGATGCAGGATGGGGAGCTCACCCAGGGCAGCCTGCTTTCCTTTATGATCTACCAGGAGAGCGTGGGGAGCTATGTGCAC ACCCTGGTATACATATATGGGGATATGCTCAGCAACGTGGGAGCTGCGGACAAGGTTTTCTCCTACATGGACCGACAGCCAAATCTGCCCTCACCTGGCACACTGGCCCCCACCACTCTGCAGGGGGTTGTGAAATTCCAAGACGTCTCCTTTGCATATCCCAATCGCCCTGACAGGCCTGTGCTCAAG GGGCTGACGTTCACCCTACGTCCTGGTGAGGTGACGGCGCTGGTGGGACCCAATGGGTCTGGGAAGAGCACAGTGGCTGCCCTGCTGCAGAATCTGTACCAGCCCACCGCGGGACAGGTGCTGCTGGATGGAAAGCCCGTCTCCCAGTATGAACACTGCTACCTGCACAGCCAG GTGGTTTCAGTTGGGCAGGAGCCTGTGCTGTTCTCCGGTTCTGTGAGGAACAACATTGCTTATGGGCTGCAGAGCTGCGAAGATGATAAGGTGATGGCGGCTGCCCAGGCTGCCCACGCAGATGACTTCATCCAGGAAATGGAGCATGGAATATACACAG ATGTAGGGGAGAAGGGGAGCCAGCTGGCTGCGGGACAGAAACAACGTCTGGCCATTGCCCGGGCCCTTGTGCGAGACCCACGAGTCCTCATCCTGGATGAGGCCACTAGTGCCCTGGATGTGCAGTGCGAGCAGGCC CTGCAGGACTGGAATTCCCGTGGGGATCGCACGGTGCTGGTGATCGCTCACAGGCTGCAGACAGTTCAGAGCGCCCACCAGATCCTGGTGCTCCAGGAGGGCGAGCTGCAGAAGCTTGCCCAGCTCCAAGAGGGGCAGGACTTCTATTCCCGCCTGGTGCAGCAGCGGCTGATGGACTGA